Proteins from one Pseudarthrobacter sp. BIM B-2242 genomic window:
- a CDS encoding methyltransferase, whose product MTDSTLFFAGNTPDAPRSDRPELLAALAADLRAVDYTLDGVASLLGESAYNALNRDQIIPALLATESAVEAGVEGGTSGDRTAAALAAVVRLWLLAEPQTPATLDAALPRIRTAGLVELGLLEPVPGTASAGAGLMQAKADLRPYGWEGAEGEDTVSSGGAELWVASDLAAHQQAGMLRHDHVLGIGQASTTLVQTTIRRHVAKALDLGTGCGIQSFHLLHHAEHVTATDISARALAFTRFNLLLNAEALHLDPARLEDRVSLRLGSLLEPVAGEEFDLVVSNPPFVITPRTSGEQASGQFTYRDGGLPGDQIVSSLVRDLPSVLAPGGTAQLLGNWEIPAGADWAERPQSWAGPDADAWFIQREQVSPEQYAETWLQDASEARDRQHYRDAYAAYLADFASRNVAGIGFGMIWLRRPATASPAVRGSAAPGSGGATISRFEEITYPIEQPVGPHLGAAVDRSDWLAAHSLEDAHLLVADDVTEERHQRPGAEHPGVILLRQGAGLRRTNLLSTELAGFVSACDGDLSVGQIIGALAALLGGSLAGEDGFDDDAFRAALLTEAGNLVRDGFLVPAD is encoded by the coding sequence GTGACTGATTCCACGCTTTTCTTCGCCGGCAACACCCCCGACGCACCGCGCAGCGACCGCCCGGAACTCCTGGCGGCTCTCGCCGCCGACTTGCGGGCGGTGGACTACACGCTCGACGGCGTGGCCTCTCTGCTGGGTGAGTCCGCCTACAACGCGCTGAACCGGGACCAGATCATCCCGGCCCTGCTGGCCACCGAAAGCGCCGTCGAGGCCGGCGTTGAAGGCGGCACATCCGGTGACCGGACAGCGGCAGCGCTCGCCGCCGTCGTCCGTCTTTGGCTCCTGGCGGAACCGCAGACGCCGGCAACGCTCGACGCCGCCCTGCCGCGAATCCGGACAGCGGGCCTGGTGGAGCTGGGGCTGCTGGAGCCCGTGCCCGGCACCGCGTCCGCAGGGGCCGGGCTCATGCAAGCCAAGGCGGACCTCCGGCCCTATGGCTGGGAGGGCGCCGAAGGGGAAGACACAGTCAGCAGCGGCGGCGCCGAACTGTGGGTGGCCAGCGATCTCGCCGCCCACCAGCAGGCCGGGATGCTGCGCCACGACCATGTGCTGGGGATCGGCCAGGCGTCCACCACGCTGGTGCAGACCACCATCCGGCGGCACGTGGCCAAGGCGCTGGATCTGGGGACGGGCTGTGGAATCCAGTCGTTCCACCTCCTGCACCACGCCGAACACGTCACGGCCACGGACATTTCCGCACGGGCACTGGCCTTCACCCGGTTCAACCTGCTCCTCAACGCCGAGGCGCTGCACCTGGATCCCGCCCGCCTCGAGGACCGGGTAAGCCTCCGGCTCGGCTCACTGCTGGAGCCTGTGGCCGGGGAGGAATTCGACCTGGTGGTATCCAACCCGCCGTTTGTGATTACGCCGCGAACCTCCGGCGAACAGGCTTCCGGGCAGTTCACGTACCGCGACGGCGGCCTGCCGGGGGACCAGATTGTGTCCTCGCTGGTCCGGGACCTTCCCTCGGTCCTGGCTCCTGGCGGAACAGCCCAGTTATTGGGCAACTGGGAGATCCCGGCGGGGGCGGACTGGGCAGAACGGCCGCAAAGCTGGGCTGGTCCGGACGCGGATGCCTGGTTCATCCAGCGGGAACAGGTCAGCCCGGAACAGTACGCCGAAACGTGGCTGCAGGACGCCTCCGAGGCCCGCGACCGCCAGCACTATCGCGACGCCTACGCCGCCTACCTCGCGGACTTTGCCTCCCGGAACGTTGCCGGGATCGGTTTCGGCATGATCTGGCTGCGGCGTCCCGCCACTGCAAGCCCCGCCGTACGTGGATCCGCCGCTCCAGGATCCGGAGGGGCCACCATCAGCCGCTTCGAGGAAATCACCTACCCCATCGAACAGCCGGTGGGACCACACCTGGGTGCCGCCGTCGATCGTTCGGACTGGCTGGCCGCACACAGTCTTGAGGACGCACACCTGCTCGTTGCTGACGACGTCACCGAGGAACGCCACCAGCGCCCGGGCGCCGAACATCCGGGCGTGATCCTGCTCCGCCAGGGTGCGGGGCTGCGCCGGACCAACCTGCTCAGCACGGAGCTGGCCGGCTTCGTATCCGCGTGCGACGGCGACCTCTCCGTTGGGCAGATCATCGGGGCACTTGCCGCGCTGCTGGGAGGCAGCCTGGCCGGGGAAGACGGGTTCGACGACGACGCATTCCGGGCGGCGCTGCTTACCGAAGCGGGCAACCTGGTCCGCGACGGATTCCTGGTGCCGGCGGATTAG
- a CDS encoding MerR family transcriptional regulator — protein MDWSIQEIARIAGTTSRTLRHYDSIGLLKPSRTGHNGYRFYNQAALVQLQRILLLRELGLGLPVISQVLDDETDAAKALAGHLAWLKQEQDRLSRQIASVTQTINAVKGGGEIMAEEMFNGFDHTQYKDEVEERWGKDAYAKGDSWWRGMSADEKAAWKQRSQQLGEDWIAAATAGIEPDSAEAQALAKRHVEWLTGIPGTPASDARGTADGAGGGTGGVKGYVTGLGEMYVADPRFAKNYGGAEGAGFVRDALAVYAEKNL, from the coding sequence ATGGACTGGTCCATCCAGGAGATCGCCCGGATCGCCGGTACCACCAGCAGGACACTGCGGCATTACGACAGCATTGGCCTGCTGAAACCCAGCCGCACCGGCCACAACGGATACCGGTTCTACAACCAGGCGGCCCTGGTACAGCTCCAGCGCATCCTGCTGCTTCGGGAACTCGGGCTGGGCCTGCCGGTCATCAGCCAGGTGCTCGACGACGAAACGGACGCCGCGAAGGCCCTCGCCGGCCATCTCGCCTGGCTTAAACAGGAGCAGGACAGACTGTCGCGGCAGATCGCGTCGGTCACACAAACCATCAACGCAGTAAAAGGAGGCGGCGAAATCATGGCAGAAGAGATGTTCAACGGTTTTGACCACACGCAGTACAAGGACGAAGTGGAGGAGCGCTGGGGCAAGGACGCCTACGCCAAGGGGGATTCGTGGTGGCGCGGCATGAGCGCCGATGAGAAAGCGGCGTGGAAGCAGCGCTCGCAGCAGCTGGGCGAGGACTGGATCGCTGCTGCCACGGCCGGCATCGAGCCCGACAGCGCCGAAGCCCAGGCCCTCGCGAAGCGGCACGTCGAATGGCTGACCGGCATACCGGGCACACCGGCGTCGGACGCCCGCGGCACGGCAGACGGCGCGGGTGGTGGCACCGGAGGCGTCAAGGGGTATGTCACGGGTCTCGGCGAAATGTACGTCGCGGACCCCAGGTTCGCCAAGAACTACGGCGGGGCTGAGGGGGCAGGTTTTGTCAGGGACGCCCTCGCGGTCTACGCGGAGAAGAACCTGTAG
- a CDS encoding rhodanese-related sulfurtransferase: protein MALNRIVLFYGFTPIADPDAVRLWQRALCEKLGLTGRILISKDGINATVGGEIGAVKQYVKTTREYKGFHGIDVKWSDGGAEDFPRLSVKVRDEIVSFGAPGELKVDANGVVGGGTHLKPEELHELVADRKQAGEDVVFFDGRNAFEAQIGKFKDAIVPDVATTHDFIKELDSGKYDALKDKPVVTYCTGGIRCEVLSSLMVNRGFKQVYQLDGGIVRYGETFKDQGLWEGSLYVFDKRMHLEFSEEAKTIGECVRCAAPTSKFENCSNLSCRTLTLYCAECAASPETLRCPEGCAA, encoded by the coding sequence GTGGCTTTGAACAGAATTGTGCTCTTTTACGGTTTTACGCCCATCGCTGATCCGGACGCGGTGCGGCTCTGGCAGCGTGCCCTGTGCGAGAAGCTCGGGCTGACCGGACGCATCCTGATCTCCAAGGACGGCATCAATGCCACGGTGGGCGGCGAGATCGGCGCCGTCAAGCAGTACGTCAAGACCACGCGCGAATACAAGGGCTTCCACGGCATCGACGTGAAGTGGTCCGACGGCGGTGCGGAAGACTTTCCGCGGCTGAGCGTCAAGGTCCGGGACGAGATTGTCTCCTTCGGCGCTCCCGGCGAGCTCAAGGTGGATGCAAACGGTGTTGTGGGCGGCGGCACACACCTGAAGCCCGAAGAGCTGCATGAACTGGTAGCGGACAGGAAACAGGCGGGGGAGGACGTGGTGTTCTTCGACGGCCGCAACGCCTTCGAGGCTCAGATCGGCAAGTTCAAGGACGCGATCGTCCCGGACGTCGCCACCACACACGACTTCATCAAGGAACTCGACTCCGGCAAGTACGACGCCCTCAAAGACAAGCCGGTCGTCACCTACTGCACCGGCGGCATCCGGTGCGAGGTGCTGTCCAGCCTGATGGTGAACCGCGGTTTCAAACAGGTCTACCAGCTCGACGGCGGCATTGTCCGCTATGGCGAAACGTTCAAGGACCAGGGCCTCTGGGAAGGTTCGCTCTACGTCTTCGACAAGCGCATGCACCTGGAGTTCAGCGAGGAGGCGAAGACCATCGGCGAATGTGTCCGCTGCGCAGCACCCACCAGCAAGTTCGAAAACTGCTCCAACCTCAGCTGCCGCACCCTCACCCTGTACTGCGCAGAGTGCGCCGCCAGCCCGGAGACGCTGCGCTGCCCTGAAGGCTGCGCCGCCTAA
- a CDS encoding GNAT family N-acetyltransferase has product MSPDAMVEDITNLLEVWVTGWAGCRGYQTSTEGRFPAVLRADTTGDWEYFSHDPSDDEFAALVAKTVEAPSRILTVLTNDVLRYTQLAEKHGLNITSASQAMMIVDMETQDTEDPWLSDDELNLVTSQLDGVHHAVVRSGDEVAASGRVFVVDGTAVFDKIVVQPEFQRRGLGSFIMKALAAQAIGPDVENGLLLASLDGQKLYSHLGWSVVCRVLMLSTSSEGSDLSVG; this is encoded by the coding sequence ATGAGTCCGGATGCCATGGTTGAAGACATTACGAACCTTCTTGAGGTCTGGGTAACTGGCTGGGCAGGTTGCCGCGGGTACCAGACGTCCACTGAGGGCCGCTTCCCCGCTGTACTGCGGGCCGACACCACCGGGGACTGGGAATACTTCTCCCATGACCCTTCCGACGATGAGTTCGCAGCATTGGTAGCAAAGACCGTTGAAGCTCCTTCACGGATTCTGACCGTGCTGACCAATGACGTCCTCCGCTACACGCAGCTTGCCGAGAAGCACGGGCTGAACATCACCTCCGCATCGCAGGCCATGATGATCGTGGATATGGAAACCCAGGACACCGAGGATCCCTGGCTCTCGGATGACGAGTTGAACCTGGTCACGTCGCAACTCGACGGCGTCCACCACGCCGTTGTCCGCTCCGGTGATGAGGTTGCGGCCAGCGGCAGGGTTTTTGTGGTGGACGGGACGGCCGTGTTCGACAAGATTGTGGTCCAGCCGGAGTTTCAGCGCCGCGGTCTGGGCAGCTTCATCATGAAGGCCCTCGCGGCGCAGGCCATCGGACCGGACGTTGAAAACGGCCTGTTGCTGGCCTCGCTGGATGGCCAAAAGCTCTACTCGCACCTGGGCTGGTCCGTGGTGTGCCGGGTACTGATGCTCTCCACGTCCTCCGAAGGTTCCGACCTGTCCGTGGGCTGA
- a CDS encoding DEAD/DEAH box helicase, translated as MNPHDSLIPLLGRGPDPEQLRHVRTIPARRAVHEPWPDWAHPDLVAAYGSLGIHEPYRHQIQAASLAHGGEHVVIATGTASGKSLAYQLPALDAIHRSELRVLSEPGKIHDDGAVTLYLSPTKALAADQLAAIRSLKLPTVRAETYDGDTDPASRRWIRDHANFILANPDMLHFGILPNHAWWASFFRRLRYVIVDEAHSYRGVFGSHVANLMRRLRRICAYYGAGTSHPGPVFIAASATASEPGTSFGRLIGAPVRAVAEDCSPHGSTTVAFWEPALTELKGENGAKERRTAVAETADLLANLVSSRIRTIAFIKSRRGAETISSITKRLLDEVDPSLPQRVAAYRSGYLPEERRALEKALRSGELLGVSSTSALELGIDISGLDAVLVAGWPGTRASLFQQIGRAGRAGQDAIAAFVASDDPLDTYLVNHPEAIFDVSVEATVFDPSNPYVLGPHLCAAAAELPLGVAELGLFGNTSEKLLGQLVAQGYLRRRPAGWFWTHSQSAAAMVNLRADGGGPVSIVDADTGSLLGTMDSPQTHYQAHTGAVYVHQGDSYVVEELNEDDHCVMVRRANPDYYTTARDVTQIEVLETQRTAQWGDVSVHFGDVKVTTQVVSFQRKALISNEILGEEPLELGARDLFTKAVWFVVENRSLTGAGLIEAQFPGALHAAEHAAIGLLPLVASSDRWDIGGVSTAIHADTGVPTIFVYDGHPGGAGFAERGFDKAKVWLSATRDAIKACECESGCPSCVQSPKCGNKNNPLDKAAAIMLINVLLKDSSEAPPRDVELPPPAERDLDPVSAQGGGPARA; from the coding sequence GTGAACCCCCATGACTCGCTGATCCCGTTGCTGGGCCGCGGCCCGGACCCGGAGCAGCTCCGTCATGTCCGCACCATCCCCGCCCGGCGGGCGGTCCACGAGCCGTGGCCTGACTGGGCCCATCCAGACCTGGTGGCAGCCTATGGGTCGCTGGGCATCCATGAGCCCTACCGCCACCAGATCCAGGCGGCCAGCCTGGCCCACGGCGGCGAGCACGTGGTGATTGCCACCGGCACGGCCTCCGGAAAATCCCTTGCGTACCAACTGCCGGCGCTGGACGCCATCCACCGCTCCGAGCTGCGGGTGCTGTCCGAACCCGGAAAAATCCACGACGACGGCGCCGTGACGCTGTACCTCTCCCCCACCAAGGCGCTCGCCGCCGACCAGCTGGCGGCCATCCGCTCCCTGAAGCTGCCCACCGTACGGGCAGAGACGTACGACGGCGACACGGACCCCGCGTCCCGCCGCTGGATCCGGGACCACGCCAACTTCATCCTGGCGAACCCGGACATGCTGCACTTCGGCATCCTGCCCAACCACGCCTGGTGGGCAAGTTTCTTCCGGCGGCTGCGGTACGTCATTGTCGATGAAGCCCACAGCTACCGGGGGGTCTTTGGCTCCCATGTTGCCAACCTGATGCGCAGGCTGCGCCGCATCTGCGCCTACTACGGTGCCGGGACGTCCCACCCGGGCCCGGTCTTCATCGCGGCGTCCGCCACAGCCTCGGAGCCGGGTACATCGTTCGGGCGGCTGATCGGGGCGCCCGTCCGGGCTGTTGCCGAGGACTGCTCGCCGCACGGTTCCACCACCGTGGCGTTCTGGGAGCCGGCCCTGACCGAACTCAAGGGTGAGAACGGGGCCAAGGAGCGCCGCACAGCTGTTGCGGAGACCGCCGACCTGCTGGCCAACCTGGTCTCCTCCCGGATCAGGACCATCGCCTTCATCAAGTCCCGGCGCGGGGCCGAAACCATCTCCTCGATCACCAAGCGATTACTGGACGAGGTGGACCCCAGCCTGCCGCAGCGCGTGGCCGCCTACCGGTCGGGCTACCTGCCGGAGGAACGGCGCGCCCTGGAGAAGGCCCTCCGCTCCGGAGAGCTCCTGGGTGTCTCCAGCACGTCCGCCCTCGAGTTGGGGATCGACATCTCCGGGCTGGACGCCGTGCTGGTGGCCGGCTGGCCGGGCACCAGGGCATCGCTGTTCCAGCAGATCGGCCGGGCCGGACGCGCCGGCCAGGACGCCATTGCTGCGTTCGTTGCCAGCGACGACCCCTTGGACACGTACCTGGTGAACCATCCCGAGGCCATCTTTGACGTCTCGGTGGAAGCAACCGTGTTTGACCCTTCCAACCCCTACGTGCTGGGACCGCATCTCTGCGCTGCCGCCGCGGAGCTCCCGCTTGGTGTGGCCGAACTCGGGCTCTTCGGCAACACGTCCGAAAAGCTGCTGGGGCAGCTTGTTGCCCAGGGTTACCTGCGGCGCCGGCCGGCCGGCTGGTTCTGGACCCACTCCCAAAGCGCTGCCGCCATGGTGAACCTTCGGGCCGACGGCGGCGGACCGGTGAGCATCGTGGACGCCGACACCGGCTCCCTGCTGGGGACCATGGACTCGCCGCAGACCCACTATCAGGCCCATACCGGGGCGGTCTACGTCCACCAGGGTGACAGCTATGTTGTGGAGGAGCTGAACGAGGACGACCACTGCGTGATGGTCCGCCGCGCCAACCCCGACTACTACACCACCGCCCGCGACGTCACCCAGATCGAGGTCCTCGAAACCCAGCGGACCGCACAGTGGGGCGACGTTTCCGTGCACTTCGGGGACGTCAAAGTCACAACCCAGGTGGTCTCCTTCCAGCGGAAGGCCCTGATCTCCAATGAAATCCTGGGTGAGGAACCGCTGGAGCTGGGCGCCCGCGACCTGTTCACCAAGGCCGTCTGGTTCGTGGTGGAGAACCGTTCGCTGACAGGTGCGGGGCTGATCGAGGCACAGTTCCCGGGAGCTCTGCACGCTGCCGAACACGCAGCGATCGGGCTTCTGCCGCTGGTGGCCTCGAGCGACCGCTGGGACATTGGCGGCGTGTCCACAGCCATCCACGCCGACACGGGCGTGCCCACCATCTTCGTGTATGACGGGCACCCCGGGGGCGCGGGTTTCGCGGAGCGCGGCTTCGACAAGGCGAAGGTCTGGCTCTCGGCGACGCGGGACGCCATCAAAGCCTGTGAGTGTGAGTCCGGCTGCCCGTCCTGCGTCCAGTCCCCTAAATGCGGGAACAAAAACAACCCCTTGGACAAGGCTGCGGCCATCATGCTGATCAACGTCCTCCTCAAAGACTCGAGCGAGGCGCCTCCCCGAGACGTGGAACTCCCGCCCCCTGCGGAGCGCGACCTCGATCCGGTTTCGGCTCAGGGCGGCGGTCCCGCCCGCGCATGA
- a CDS encoding Rv3654c family TadE-like protein translates to MSVRSRDQRERGSGTVLAAGLGLVVIMALALMVLLAQSAVMASRAAAAADLAALAGADALRGLTSGDPCTVAADVAARHSAVLVTCTEGPGQTLEVRTELAVRTVLGAASGHARAGPPP, encoded by the coding sequence ATGAGCGTCCGGAGCCGGGACCAGCGGGAGCGCGGCTCGGGAACCGTCCTGGCGGCAGGGCTGGGGCTGGTGGTCATCATGGCTTTGGCGCTGATGGTGCTTCTTGCCCAGTCAGCCGTGATGGCCAGCAGGGCGGCAGCGGCGGCGGACCTTGCCGCGCTCGCCGGAGCAGATGCCCTGCGCGGGCTGACCTCAGGTGATCCTTGTACGGTCGCAGCGGACGTGGCCGCCCGGCACAGCGCCGTCCTCGTGACGTGCACGGAAGGACCCGGGCAGACCCTGGAAGTCAGAACAGAGCTGGCGGTCCGGACCGTGTTGGGCGCCGCCAGCGGTCATGCGCGGGCGGGACCGCCGCCCTGA
- a CDS encoding TadE family type IV pilus minor pilin: MTGAVTAEFAVALPAVLLLLALLLSGTAAGVTQLRLEEAAHAGARALARGEDPGAVEGIVRTLAGASATASVTVNGEWLSVTVADRVGGPMGATVPWTLTARASTRGEVPVASGIALHSMVPPDVLPRLSDVRS; the protein is encoded by the coding sequence GTGACCGGCGCCGTGACGGCCGAATTCGCCGTGGCGCTGCCGGCTGTCCTTCTGCTGCTTGCTTTGCTCCTGTCCGGAACCGCTGCCGGCGTCACCCAGCTCAGGCTTGAGGAGGCAGCACACGCTGGCGCCAGGGCACTGGCACGAGGCGAGGACCCGGGTGCGGTGGAGGGTATCGTCCGGACCTTAGCGGGCGCGTCGGCCACGGCGTCTGTGACGGTCAACGGCGAGTGGCTTAGCGTCACCGTTGCGGACAGGGTTGGCGGTCCCATGGGCGCCACCGTGCCGTGGACCCTGACAGCACGGGCATCAACCCGCGGCGAAGTGCCGGTAGCGTCAGGAATCGCCCTCCACAGCATGGTGCCGCCCGACGTGCTGCCCCGATTGAGCGACGTCCGGTCATGA
- a CDS encoding DUF4244 domain-containing protein has protein sequence MTTIQNGFSPAPAPQSGAGFAGTPERDPAAPSVAESVACTCPREDGTETAGNVVELNPGASAAKKRWQQFTASEAGMATAEYAIATLAAVGFAGILVFILRSDEVRGFLLTLIRTALALP, from the coding sequence ATGACAACCATCCAAAACGGCTTTTCCCCGGCCCCTGCACCGCAGTCCGGCGCTGGGTTTGCCGGTACCCCTGAGCGGGACCCGGCAGCGCCTTCCGTTGCAGAATCCGTCGCCTGCACCTGCCCGCGGGAGGACGGCACAGAGACCGCGGGCAACGTTGTGGAGCTGAACCCGGGAGCCAGCGCGGCGAAGAAGCGCTGGCAGCAGTTCACGGCTTCCGAGGCCGGGATGGCTACAGCCGAATACGCCATAGCCACGTTGGCGGCGGTGGGCTTCGCCGGGATCCTCGTCTTCATTCTCCGCAGCGACGAGGTACGCGGATTCCTGCTGACGCTGATCCGCACCGCGCTGGCCCTGCCGTGA
- a CDS encoding type II secretion system F family protein, whose protein sequence is MTGHFVPGVVLAVLLVLVSSLVFSQPGRVRQRLLRLGVRSGRSGNKPGTRSARDGSRQGDGQGLPDGLRDTAMMLELVAAMLDAGSGIGRSLELIAASASKDYRQALRPVVSALAIGADWETAWRSSEVRLPEILELRDALGFAALTGAPSSAILYAQAARLRRERFRAAEKRAASLGVKLVIPLGLCSLPAFICLGVVPVLLALVPSGS, encoded by the coding sequence GTGACAGGTCACTTTGTGCCCGGGGTTGTGCTCGCCGTTCTCCTGGTCCTCGTTTCAAGTCTGGTCTTTTCACAGCCGGGCCGGGTACGGCAGCGGCTGCTGAGATTGGGTGTGCGGTCCGGGCGGTCCGGCAACAAACCGGGTACGCGGAGCGCCCGGGATGGCTCCCGGCAGGGCGATGGCCAGGGCCTCCCTGACGGATTGCGCGACACAGCCATGATGCTGGAACTTGTGGCCGCAATGCTGGACGCCGGCTCCGGAATTGGACGCTCCTTGGAACTCATTGCGGCCTCCGCGTCCAAGGACTACCGCCAGGCGCTGCGCCCGGTAGTCTCGGCACTGGCCATCGGGGCCGACTGGGAGACGGCCTGGCGCAGTTCCGAAGTCCGGCTTCCCGAGATCCTGGAACTGCGTGATGCACTCGGGTTTGCCGCCCTGACCGGCGCGCCGTCGTCCGCCATTCTCTATGCACAGGCCGCCAGGCTGCGCCGGGAAAGGTTCCGTGCGGCGGAGAAACGCGCCGCCTCCCTGGGCGTGAAGCTCGTCATCCCGCTGGGCCTGTGCTCCCTTCCTGCCTTCATCTGCCTCGGCGTGGTGCCCGTTCTCCTGGCGCTGGTTCCCTCTGGATCGTAA